One genomic window of Hydrogenimonas thermophila includes the following:
- a CDS encoding APC family permease, with the protein MCKSLGLKELIAIAIGGMVGGGIFTILGISVSMIGSLAPFAIVLGGLIAFFAAYAYVKLGVYYKDEGATYAFFQRTYPNSHLAASFIGWYTIFGYISTLALYAYTFSSYTISGTEFAHNELMRKCFAIIIIWIFAFINLWSVKGMGKLEDAMVYAKLAILFVISMMLIYADNNMDLKTFYKTVGNDLERINHIDILIVASITFVAYEGFQLVINGVKEMDSPEKNIPRAIYISLLLVATIYFIISLSSIIAIPVDDLIQNKEYALAFGAEKVMGAFGRDLVIIGAILATSSAISSTMFGSSRQMARIADDRYLPNILCKRKGTIPTYAILAMAITASVLILVGGLRLILEFGSITFLFVSLLMAIANFKIRHLTNSSTLMGITTIIGLVIGAVLIVWYEYQTRPEQMIFILAIYIILSLCAWGYAYVASKSKLF; encoded by the coding sequence ATGTGTAAAAGTTTAGGACTTAAAGAGTTAATTGCAATTGCCATAGGAGGGATGGTAGGAGGAGGTATATTTACAATATTGGGAATTTCTGTATCTATGATAGGTTCATTGGCACCATTTGCTATTGTATTAGGTGGATTAATTGCATTTTTTGCTGCTTATGCTTATGTAAAATTGGGAGTCTATTATAAAGATGAGGGTGCGACATATGCTTTTTTTCAACGTACATATCCTAATTCTCATTTAGCTGCTTCTTTTATAGGTTGGTATACAATTTTTGGATATATCTCTACACTTGCTCTATATGCTTATACTTTTTCATCATATACTATTAGTGGTACAGAATTTGCCCATAATGAATTGATGCGTAAATGTTTTGCAATAATAATTATTTGGATCTTTGCTTTTATCAATCTTTGGAGTGTTAAGGGTATGGGAAAATTGGAAGATGCCATGGTTTATGCAAAGCTTGCTATTTTATTTGTTATTTCTATGATGCTTATCTATGCTGATAATAATATGGATCTAAAAACATTTTATAAGACTGTTGGAAATGATTTAGAACGTATAAATCATATAGATATTCTTATTGTTGCTTCAATTACATTTGTTGCATATGAAGGATTCCAGCTAGTAATAAATGGAGTAAAAGAGATGGATAGTCCTGAAAAAAATATTCCTAGGGCAATTTATATCTCTTTATTATTGGTAGCAACTATCTATTTTATTATCTCATTAAGTTCTATTATAGCTATTCCAGTTGATGATTTGATTCAAAATAAAGAGTATGCACTTGCATTTGGTGCAGAAAAGGTTATGGGAGCATTTGGACGAGATTTGGTAATTATTGGTGCAATTCTTGCAACATCATCAGCTATAAGTAGTACAATGTTTGGTTCATCTCGTCAAATGGCTAGAATTGCAGATGATCGTTATTTACCAAATATTTTATGTAAGCGTAAAGGTACAATTCCAACATATGCAATTTTGGCTATGGCAATCACAGCTTCTGTATTAATCTTAGTTGGAGGATTACGTCTTATTTTAGAGTTTGGAAGTATAACTTTTCTTTTTGTATCTCTTCTTATGGCAATAGCCAATTTTAAAATTCGGCATTTGACAAACTCTTCTACTTTAATGGGTATTACTACAATTATTGGTCTTGTTATAGGAGCTGTATTGATTGTTTGGTATGAGTATCAAACAAGACCTGAACAGATGATCTTTATATTAGCGATCTATATTATTTTGAGTTTATGTGCATGGGGATATGCTTATGTTGCATCAAAAAGTAAATTATTTTAG
- the lipA gene encoding lipoyl synthase, whose amino-acid sequence MRPYKPKVKAPDPELILKTDHILQQNSVTTVCKESACPNRAECYQRGTATFMILGDTCTRACSFCNVKTGRGLPPDPTEPERIATTIKELELSYVVITSVDRDDLPDYGAKHFESVVLSIRAIVSDVKIELLTPDFKADESALERIIECSVDKLAHNEETVRRLSPSIRSQSNYDRSLQVLKYYSTNFSGPVKSSLMVGLGESKKELIETMKDLLEAGVEELTIGQYLQPSSSHHPVICYYPPEFFEEMETKAVEMGFKAVASGTLVRSSYYADRQSY is encoded by the coding sequence ATGAGACCATATAAACCTAAAGTTAAAGCTCCAGATCCTGAACTTATCTTAAAAACAGATCATATTTTACAACAAAACAGTGTTACAACGGTTTGTAAAGAGAGTGCTTGTCCAAATAGGGCAGAGTGTTACCAGCGTGGCACAGCAACATTTATGATCTTAGGCGATACCTGTACTCGAGCTTGTAGCTTTTGTAATGTAAAAACAGGTAGAGGATTGCCTCCAGATCCTACAGAACCAGAACGTATAGCCACTACTATTAAAGAGCTTGAGCTAAGCTATGTTGTTATTACATCTGTTGATCGGGATGATTTGCCAGACTATGGTGCAAAACATTTTGAGTCAGTTGTACTTTCAATACGAGCTATAGTGTCAGATGTAAAAATAGAGTTACTTACACCAGACTTCAAAGCAGATGAGTCTGCTTTAGAACGTATTATAGAGTGTAGTGTCGATAAATTGGCACACAATGAAGAGACAGTACGCCGCCTTTCACCAAGTATACGTTCACAAAGCAATTATGACCGCTCCTTGCAGGTTTTAAAATACTACTCGACAAACTTCAGTGGTCCTGTGAAATCTTCTTTAATGGTAGGACTTGGAGAGAGTAAAAAAGAGTTGATAGAAACAATGAAAGATTTACTTGAAGCAGGTGTAGAAGAGTTAACAATAGGGCAGTACCTGCAACCATCTTCAAGTCACCATCCGGTAATTTGCTACTATCCACCTGAGTTTTTTGAAGAGATGGAAACTAAGGCTGTTGAGATGGGCTTTAAAGCAGTTGCATCAGGAACACTAGTTAGAAGCTCTTACTATGCTGATAGACAATCATATTAA
- a CDS encoding lipoyl protein ligase domain-containing protein: MILHKWGVVDYEVAYEKMRDVHNEASKDKDNHLILCSHPSIFTVGTDDCGKWSVKTVKSDRGGSITCHSEGQAIAYFCFQVTEPLLFYRSVKRVYEDLFSSILPDVSYDKGNPGYYIENRKIASLGFRYRFGVSLHGVALNVDVDLSFHNQVSPCNIKGIVPTSLANEGIQLSLDEVNDSIVRSVCKAFDETI, from the coding sequence CTTCATAAATGGGGAGTTGTCGACTATGAAGTTGCATATGAGAAGATGAGAGACGTGCATAACGAAGCTTCTAAAGATAAAGATAACCATTTAATCTTATGCTCTCACCCATCAATCTTTACTGTCGGAACTGATGATTGCGGTAAATGGTCTGTAAAAACAGTAAAGAGTGATAGAGGAGGCTCCATAACTTGCCACTCTGAAGGACAGGCTATAGCTTACTTCTGTTTTCAGGTTACAGAACCTCTGCTTTTTTATCGTAGTGTAAAAAGAGTTTATGAAGATCTCTTCTCTTCTATTCTTCCTGATGTAAGTTATGATAAGGGTAATCCTGGTTATTATATTGAGAATCGTAAAATTGCTTCACTTGGTTTTAGGTACCGTTTTGGTGTTTCACTTCATGGTGTGGCACTTAATGTAGATGTAGATCTCTCTTTTCATAATCAGGTTAGCCCTTGCAATATTAAAGGTATAGTTCCAACTTCACTTGCCAATGAGGGGATTCAACTATCTTTAGATGAGGTAAATGATAGTATAGTCAGATCAGTTTGTAAAGCATTTGATGAGACCATATAA